The proteins below are encoded in one region of Desulfovibrio sp. JC022:
- a CDS encoding ubiquinone/menaquinone biosynthesis methyltransferase, translated as MAQVSDQEHGRKVRDMFGRIAGWYDFLNHFLSAGQDIYWRYRQVKLVRPGKDGLVLDLAAGTLDVSVELLRQYPDVKVLAMDFTHEMLACGKTKKLEGKHIVRSESIAAVQADGRVLPLPDSCLDGATISFGIRNILPREDCYKEVLRTLKPGARFCILEFGSGSKKIWKGVYNFYLNKVLPLLGKVVSGDSGAYSYLADTIRSFPDERSLGEELRSAGFGRVMFIPLLSGIVYIHVAEKPAE; from the coding sequence ATGGCGCAGGTATCTGATCAGGAGCATGGCAGAAAGGTCAGGGATATGTTCGGCAGGATTGCCGGATGGTATGATTTCCTGAACCATTTTTTAAGTGCCGGACAGGATATTTATTGGCGTTATCGTCAGGTTAAGCTTGTCCGTCCGGGCAAAGACGGGCTGGTGCTCGATCTTGCAGCCGGAACCCTTGATGTTTCCGTGGAGCTTTTGCGCCAGTATCCTGATGTGAAAGTTCTGGCCATGGACTTCACCCATGAGATGCTTGCTTGCGGGAAGACAAAAAAGCTGGAAGGCAAACATATTGTTCGCAGTGAGAGCATCGCTGCGGTTCAGGCCGACGGAAGGGTCTTGCCTTTGCCGGACTCATGCCTGGACGGAGCTACAATATCTTTCGGCATCAGAAATATACTTCCCCGTGAGGATTGCTATAAAGAGGTCCTTCGGACACTCAAGCCCGGCGCACGGTTCTGTATTCTGGAGTTCGGCTCCGGGAGCAAGAAAATCTGGAAGGGTGTTTACAATTTTTACCTGAACAAGGTCCTGCCTCTTTTGGGCAAGGTCGTTTCAGGTGATTCCGGGGCATATTCATATCTGGCGGATACTATCCGCTCTTTCCCGGATGAAAGAAGTCTCGGTGAGGAATTGCGCAGTGCCGGTTTCGGACGGGTGATGTTTATTCCGCTGCTTTCCGGGATAGTTTATATCCATGTAGCGGAAAAACCGGCGGAATAA
- a CDS encoding cobalamin biosynthesis protein gives MKNRTAIFALTRKGTEIAHELAVALQADCHALDRYATKYDIPFESLKDTVADKFSRYEAHVFIAASGIAVRMIAPHLKSKDVDPAVVVVDQEGEFAVSLVSGHLGGANELARLVGDKIGAVPVITTATDCAGVPSVDLIARDQGLNIGDIGLIKHINAVILDGQKVPVYDPDGFLDISAISDYFYVVDDVDVLSESRCGVVVDWRRHEVGERVLTLYPQCLSLGVGCRRGVPANEILELIFRVVGESDLAPKSIFCMGSIDAKSDEEGLLEAAEILGLELKFFSAAELDKIEVANPSGMVMKHMGVNGVCEAAAMKLADSTEILIPKSKSARVTAAVARKI, from the coding sequence ATGAAAAATCGTACAGCCATATTTGCCCTCACTCGAAAAGGCACAGAAATAGCCCATGAACTTGCCGTAGCATTGCAGGCCGACTGCCATGCGCTGGACCGTTACGCCACAAAATATGATATTCCCTTTGAATCCCTGAAAGATACAGTTGCCGATAAGTTTTCCAGATATGAGGCCCATGTTTTCATTGCCGCCTCGGGAATTGCGGTGCGTATGATCGCGCCGCATCTGAAAAGTAAGGATGTGGACCCGGCTGTGGTTGTTGTGGATCAGGAAGGGGAGTTTGCCGTCAGTCTGGTCTCCGGGCATCTGGGCGGAGCCAATGAACTGGCGCGTCTGGTGGGTGATAAAATCGGGGCCGTTCCGGTGATTACCACGGCTACGGACTGCGCGGGCGTACCTTCCGTGGACTTGATCGCCCGTGATCAGGGGCTGAACATTGGCGATATCGGTTTAATTAAACACATCAATGCCGTAATTCTGGATGGGCAGAAGGTTCCGGTCTACGATCCTGACGGTTTTTTGGACATATCCGCAATTAGTGATTATTTTTATGTGGTGGACGATGTTGATGTGTTGTCGGAGTCTCGCTGCGGTGTTGTTGTGGATTGGCGGAGACATGAAGTGGGGGAGCGGGTGCTGACTCTTTATCCGCAGTGTTTGAGTCTTGGGGTCGGCTGCCGGCGCGGAGTCCCTGCAAATGAGATTCTGGAGCTGATTTTCCGGGTGGTCGGGGAAAGTGATCTCGCTCCCAAGTCCATATTTTGCATGGGCTCAATTGATGCCAAAAGTGATGAAGAAGGGCTGCTTGAGGCGGCGGAAATTTTAGGACTGGAATTGAAGTTTTTCAGTGCGGCGGAACTTGATAAGATTGAAGTCGCCAATCCTTCGGGCATGGTTATGAAACATATGGGAGTTAACGGTGTTTGCGAGGCAGCGGCAATGAAGCTGGCTGACTCCACTGAAATTTTGATTCCCAAGAGTAAAAGCGCGCGGGTGACTGCGGCTGTAGCAAGGAAAATATGA
- a CDS encoding DUF2065 domain-containing protein has translation MNIDWSFLLSALGLAFIIEGIPYFVFSERMPRILISIIERGPRQLRILGLIAMIFGLLLISLGQSLTDL, from the coding sequence ATGAATATCGACTGGTCCTTTCTTCTGTCCGCCCTCGGCCTGGCCTTCATTATTGAAGGGATTCCTTATTTTGTTTTTTCTGAGCGCATGCCCAGAATCCTTATTTCAATTATCGAGCGAGGCCCGAGGCAATTACGCATACTCGGCCTGATCGCCATGATATTCGGCTTGCTGCTTATCTCGCTGGGCCAGTCTCTGACCGACCTTTAA
- a CDS encoding cytochrome c3 family protein, translating to MKKTLLICMVTAALVCAFALPSLYAVDAPGDMVLKAPAGAKMKKSPVDFSHKGHAAVDCTKCHHTWDGKAAVKKCSAEGCHADTSKKGKKKPTSFYSAFHSKSDMSCVGCHKALKKAKKATGPTKCGDCHPKKK from the coding sequence ATGAAAAAGACCCTGCTTATCTGCATGGTAACAGCTGCTCTGGTATGTGCTTTCGCACTTCCCAGCCTGTACGCTGTTGATGCTCCCGGCGACATGGTTCTGAAAGCACCTGCTGGTGCAAAAATGAAAAAGTCTCCTGTTGATTTTTCTCACAAGGGACATGCTGCTGTTGACTGTACTAAGTGTCACCACACTTGGGACGGAAAAGCTGCTGTGAAAAAATGTTCTGCTGAAGGTTGTCACGCTGACACCAGCAAAAAAGGTAAAAAGAAGCCTACTTCTTTCTACTCTGCTTTCCACTCCAAGTCTGACATGAGCTGCGTAGGCTGCCATAAGGCTCTGAAGAAAGCCAAGAAGGCAACTGGTCCCACCAAATGTGGTGACTGCCACCCCAAGAAAAAATAG
- a CDS encoding nucleotide sugar dehydrogenase: MINYSDIEKKNTTIAVVGLGYVGLPLAVALGRKFKVLGLDISEQRVKELREGYDRTAEVLENDFHNYVEFSTDASLLKDCGVIIVAVPTPIDEARNPDLRPVVGSSTMVGENMSAGSVVVYESTVYPGLTEDICVPILEEKSGLKYGKDFGVGYSPERINPGDREHTLQTIVKVVAGNNAEVAELLDKLYSSIITAGTHRASCIKVAEAAKVIENTQRDLNISLMNELSMIFDKMGIDTLDVLEAAGTKWNFLPFRPGLVGGHCIGVDPYYLTTKAEEIGHHPQVILAGRKINDSVGKFIADTTIKQMINGDSRVKGAKVGILGLTFKENVPDLRNTKVVDVVDELESFGVDVLIHDAYADPEEAVEEYGIDTVSFDEFKDLEAVILAVSHDKYREIGLDTIKGWFRNPDNALIIDVKCFFDRAELDEAGIRHWRL; this comes from the coding sequence ATGATTAATTACTCTGACATTGAAAAGAAGAATACTACAATTGCGGTGGTCGGCCTCGGCTATGTCGGCCTGCCCCTCGCAGTTGCCCTTGGCCGTAAGTTCAAGGTGCTCGGGCTTGATATTTCCGAACAGCGCGTTAAAGAATTGCGCGAAGGTTACGACCGCACCGCTGAAGTGCTGGAAAACGATTTCCATAATTATGTAGAATTCAGCACTGACGCTTCCCTGCTCAAGGATTGCGGTGTGATCATTGTTGCCGTACCTACCCCTATTGATGAAGCCCGCAACCCGGACCTGCGTCCTGTGGTCGGTTCTTCCACCATGGTCGGTGAGAATATGTCCGCCGGATCTGTGGTTGTCTACGAATCCACAGTATACCCCGGACTTACTGAAGATATCTGCGTTCCCATTCTCGAAGAAAAATCCGGTCTCAAATACGGCAAAGATTTTGGGGTCGGTTATTCCCCAGAACGTATCAACCCCGGTGACCGTGAGCACACCTTGCAGACCATCGTTAAGGTTGTTGCAGGTAATAATGCTGAAGTTGCCGAGCTTCTTGATAAACTTTACTCTTCAATTATCACTGCCGGAACTCATCGCGCTTCCTGCATCAAGGTTGCCGAGGCTGCCAAGGTAATTGAAAACACCCAGCGTGACCTTAACATCTCGCTCATGAACGAACTTTCCATGATCTTCGATAAAATGGGTATCGATACTCTTGATGTTCTGGAAGCTGCCGGAACCAAGTGGAACTTCCTGCCTTTCCGTCCCGGTCTGGTTGGCGGACATTGCATCGGTGTTGACCCTTACTATCTGACCACCAAGGCGGAAGAGATAGGCCATCACCCGCAGGTTATTCTTGCAGGCCGTAAGATCAACGATTCCGTGGGTAAGTTCATTGCAGACACCACCATTAAGCAGATGATCAACGGCGATAGCAGGGTTAAGGGTGCCAAGGTCGGTATCCTCGGTCTGACCTTTAAGGAAAATGTGCCTGATCTGCGCAACACCAAAGTTGTTGATGTTGTGGATGAACTGGAGTCCTTCGGCGTGGATGTGCTTATTCACGATGCTTACGCTGATCCTGAAGAGGCTGTTGAGGAATACGGTATTGATACTGTTTCTTTTGACGAGTTCAAAGACCTTGAAGCGGTTATTCTGGCAGTTTCCCACGATAAATATCGTGAAATAGGCCTCGATACCATCAAGGGCTGGTTCCGTAATCCTGATAATGCTCTGATCATCGACGTGAAATGCTTCTTTGATCGCGCGGAACTGGATGAAG
- the cobJ gene encoding precorrin-3B C(17)-methyltransferase: MSKGCIKVIGLGPGDECLLAPQARQAIVEADAVVGYTGYVKLVPQELLEGREVLSTGMMAEVERCRKAVEGAVAGRNVVMVCSGDPGIYAMSGLVMELLEAGDLFDKVVFEVVPGIPAFSAAAALLGAPLMHDFASISLSDLLTPWEKIAKRLEAAASADFVIAIYNPRSKKRAGHLSEAVDILKKYREGNTPLGIVNKAYREGQQVRVVTLDTLDVNDVDMQTVLIVGNSSTREVAGKMLTPRGYANKYDI, encoded by the coding sequence ATGAGTAAAGGTTGTATAAAAGTGATCGGGCTTGGTCCGGGGGATGAATGTCTGCTGGCCCCGCAGGCCCGGCAGGCCATTGTGGAGGCTGATGCCGTGGTCGGTTACACCGGGTACGTGAAGCTGGTTCCGCAGGAGTTGCTTGAAGGGCGCGAAGTGCTTTCCACAGGCATGATGGCCGAGGTGGAGCGTTGCCGCAAGGCGGTTGAGGGTGCTGTTGCCGGGCGTAATGTGGTTATGGTTTGCAGCGGTGATCCGGGGATTTATGCCATGTCCGGACTGGTTATGGAATTGCTTGAAGCTGGCGACTTGTTCGATAAAGTTGTTTTTGAAGTCGTGCCGGGAATTCCTGCTTTTTCTGCGGCTGCGGCTCTGCTCGGAGCACCTCTTATGCATGATTTCGCTTCCATCAGTCTCAGTGATCTGCTCACACCGTGGGAAAAGATTGCGAAAAGACTTGAAGCTGCTGCCTCGGCTGATTTTGTAATTGCAATTTACAATCCCCGTTCCAAGAAAAGGGCCGGACATCTAAGTGAAGCTGTTGATATTTTGAAAAAATACCGCGAAGGAAACACTCCGCTCGGCATCGTAAACAAGGCTTATCGCGAGGGACAGCAGGTGCGTGTCGTTACTCTTGATACTCTTGATGTTAATGATGTTGATATGCAAACAGTTCTGATTGTTGGGAATTCCTCTACTAGGGAGGTTGCGGGGAAAATGCTCACTCCGCGTGGTTACGCCAACAAGTATGACATCTGA
- the hemL gene encoding glutamate-1-semialdehyde 2,1-aminomutase, with protein MTSSSELFGKAQELLPGGVNSPVRACKSVGCDPLFIEKAEGSKMWSVEGQELIDYVMSWGPMMLGHGYEAIKEAAHKAVDMGASYGAPCPGEIELAEEIIKMVPSIEMVRMVNSGTEATMSALRLARGVTGRDKVLKFEGCYHGHSDCFLASAGSGLATFSIPGTPGVPEGTVKDTLLAPYNDLDAVKAVFEKEGKNIAAIIVEPVAGNMGLVLPKEGFLEGLRALCDEHGALLIFDEVITGFRVTSGGVGPRFNVTPDLTTLGKIIGGGFPVGCYGGKKEYMSRISPCGDVYQAGTLSGNPVAMAAGVATLRSLQQQDYDALEARTLKLAQDMKAALEANGFKITLNHIASIFTLFFTDQEVTDFESAKTGDAELYSKFYRHMRENGVNLAPSSFECTFTSFAHSEADYEATLEAVKSFKG; from the coding sequence ATGACATCATCATCTGAACTTTTTGGTAAAGCACAGGAACTGCTTCCCGGCGGCGTGAACAGCCCGGTACGCGCCTGCAAATCCGTTGGCTGCGACCCCCTTTTCATTGAAAAGGCTGAAGGAAGCAAAATGTGGTCTGTGGAAGGACAGGAACTTATCGACTATGTCATGAGCTGGGGTCCGATGATGCTCGGCCACGGCTATGAAGCAATCAAAGAAGCTGCTCACAAGGCAGTAGACATGGGCGCAAGTTATGGTGCTCCCTGTCCCGGTGAAATCGAGTTGGCCGAAGAGATCATCAAAATGGTCCCCTCCATAGAGATGGTGCGCATGGTCAACTCCGGTACCGAAGCAACCATGTCCGCACTGCGTCTCGCACGTGGGGTTACCGGTCGTGACAAGGTTCTCAAATTCGAGGGTTGCTACCACGGTCACAGCGATTGTTTTCTGGCCAGCGCAGGTTCCGGTCTGGCTACTTTTTCCATTCCCGGAACTCCCGGTGTTCCCGAAGGAACCGTAAAGGATACCCTGCTTGCTCCCTATAACGATCTTGATGCCGTAAAAGCTGTCTTTGAAAAAGAAGGCAAAAATATCGCCGCGATCATCGTTGAGCCCGTAGCAGGCAACATGGGCCTCGTGCTGCCTAAGGAAGGATTCCTCGAAGGGCTGCGCGCACTTTGCGACGAGCATGGCGCATTGCTGATTTTTGACGAAGTCATTACCGGATTCCGCGTAACTTCCGGCGGCGTAGGTCCCCGTTTCAACGTAACCCCGGATCTGACCACCCTTGGTAAGATCATCGGCGGCGGTTTTCCTGTGGGTTGTTACGGTGGTAAAAAAGAATACATGAGCCGCATTTCTCCCTGCGGTGATGTTTATCAGGCCGGGACACTTTCCGGTAACCCCGTTGCCATGGCAGCTGGCGTTGCTACCCTGCGTTCCTTGCAGCAGCAGGATTACGATGCGCTTGAAGCTCGTACCCTCAAGCTGGCGCAGGACATGAAAGCAGCCCTTGAAGCCAACGGTTTCAAGATTACCCTGAATCACATCGCTTCCATCTTCACTCTATTCTTCACTGATCAGGAAGTGACTGATTTCGAATCCGCCAAGACCGGCGATGCCGAGCTTTACTCCAAGTTCTATCGCCATATGCGTGAGAACGGCGTAAACCTTGCTCCGTCCAGCTTTGAGTGTACTTTCACTTCCTTCGCGCACAGCGAAGCAGACTACGAAGCCACTCTGGAAGCTGTTAAAAGCTTTAAAGGATAA